The genomic interval TTTTGCTATGGGTGTTTATTGTAGATTACacttttttgcttatttttcatTGGTGGCTATATTCACATAACACATAACAGTTGGAAATGTTAGGCTACAAAATCTGGTGAATCAATAAAATTAGGTAGCCTAATTTCTCAACACGATtgcctgtagactacatttttgtttgtggcTATTCTGGCAATTAATACAGGCTACGCCTGGCAAATGATTGATAGATGATTATTTCTAGATGCGTATTTTACACATGACTAGCCTATTTCTCGCACCAAGTTAAGTCCGTGGGACGAAAGctgttgtgaaaaaaaaaacacagttccCCATCCCAAAGTTAACTCAAGCTGTCTGACGTCATACTCCCACAATGCACGCGCCCAGCTACTCGAGCGCTGCGGTATGTAGAGGGAAAATAACCCAGGcctcaaaaaataacaaaaaatccaaacaaaattaaagaaaaatgtattacaGATAATGAATAAAGTCTCCATGGTGGAATTGGAACAGATAGGACTTGGACAGAGTTTGCGCTCGGTTGGGAGTTCGAAAGTTGCCTCCATCGACAAATGCAGTCCTAGAAAGTTCGTGGTGAGTTTATGcctaatttattttttcaagTTCTACCCGTCTCTGCACTTGCTAATCCGCGGGGCATGTTAAAATAAATCGGATAAATTGAAGGGAACTTTATAATCTGTGTTTATACTGAATTATACTTCCTTTGTGATCTCGAGTTTGTTAAAGAAGTCGACACTACCATCATAatttatgtgttttttgttaGATAAATGTGGCCTCTGGGCTAGCACCGACAATGTGGACAGTAGACCGTGTAGCAATACTTGTAGCAATACTGAACGAAAATGCTGTGTATTTTGAAATAACACCTTTCGTACCTAAAATTAACATTGTAACACTTTTGTTAGATGCCCTATCTACTTTCCGGTGTTTTCTTTTGGACTTCAGCCCAATTGTATTAAGGATGGATAACATAATATGTCGTCTTCTCATTATTAGATATAGTTAAATTGCATGTGGGTATAGCCTAATAGgcctataaaaaaaacacttattttgtcatttttagaGTTACGAGGTGAATTTCATGTATGACTTTTCAGAGCCCTAGGCCTTCATGAAGTCTAATAATTAGCTGCAGGCTAGTGGCCAACACTTTCACTGCCTATTTGAAGTTATGACATGAAACACATTGGCCCTACATTTACCCTGTGTCACATTAGGCTTTAGTGGGTTTggttaaatataatttattttcagCGCTAGCTTACAATTATTTGAGTGGCTTTACACACTGGTTTATGTACATTTGACCCAGTAATACCACAACACCAAAAGTATCCTGATGATCACTGGAATGGCATATAAATATGCAATATATGATTAACATATCTGTATTGATATAGTGTTTTACAGGTGTTTTAATGTTGAATAACATTTATTAGTGATCAAGTAGACCTCTTACAATTACTTATTTATGGgtaaaatgaatgacaaaaaGACGTCTTTGCTGGACTTATGGATTCAAGTTTTCAGTGGTGTCTATTCATTTTCATCCTTTACGTAGCAGTATTGTATATACAAAGATGGTAGAAATTGAAGTTGTAGCAACAATAATTGCACATCTTGTGACTCCTGAAGTGTATCGCCATTCCAAGATGAacacagaaaaataaatgtCAAGTAATCATCAGGTTTACTGGAACACAATGAAATTATTCACTGTTTTGTCACTgtttcattgttgttgttgaggtCCATTTGTTTTGAAGCTATGTTAGTGTCCGTTTAAACAGTTGTGTTAAAGGGACTGAAATGAACAGTGCGATTTCATACCTCTTCTCTTGTTAACTGCAGGACAATGCTGATTCAAAACTGCCCTCTATTTCCCACAACTGCTGCACTAGGAGTTGGATGTGTGGTATGTCATTAAACTAtcttagttttttttctttctttcttttttaaaggAGTTTCATTAAACATGTTGTACCATGCATATCTGATTAAATGAAAAAACGTATAATAtgttctcttcctcctgctgGCTAGACATGTGGCTGCTCTCTGTCTCAGTATCTGCCTCAACTCTTTCTGTGAGAAAATGTACCACGGGAAGGACCACTTGAATAGTCATCTGCAGACCCACGATCCTAATAAGCAGAACTTGCAGTGTGAGGAATGTGGTAAGCACTACAACACCAGACTGGGTTACAGGCGTCATGTAGCGACACATGCTGCCTCCAGTACAGGAGACCTCACCTGCAAGGTGTGCCGGCAGAGTTTTGAGAGCATGCCTGCTCTCTTGGAGCACCTGAGCACCCACACGGGTAGACCACCACCGGCAGGCACTgctgtgagggagaggaggcacTCCTGTGACCACTGTGATCGTCGCTTCTACACCCGCAAAGACGTGCGGCGCCACGCTGTGGTACACACGGGTCGCAGGGACTTCCTGTGCCCGCACTGTGCCCAGCGATTTGGCCGCAGGGACCATCTCACGAGACATCTGAAGAAGAGCCATGCTCAGGATCCCAGTCAGCTTGCCCACATGGCCCAAGGTGCTATGAAAGAAGAGCCAAGCCCCACCTTAGGCCCTGTGACACTCACAAAGGACGCCACAGAGGCCTTCTCAATGAGCTTGTACAACCCTCAGCATCTACAGAGTGCTTCTACCTCAGGGgtacgccaccaccaccaccaccactctctgGTGCCTGGCTCCCTCTCAGCTCCTTTGGGGGTTGGTTGCAGTATGGAGCCTCCTAAGCTCCAGCAACAGCAGCTTCAGCAGCAACAATACCTACAGCCGTCTAGGTATCAGTCTGGATCTACCTCATACCTGAAGGCAGAAATGGAGAACCTCCTGGCAGAACTCCAGTGTGGGCCACCCGCCCCTCAGGCCGCTGCCCCTGCATCCTCATCCCGACCGGGAGACTTGTTTCCAGAAGGCTTTGGTCAAGACCCTCACTTCCCACTCAGGAACTCTGCCTTTGCTAACACAGACCCCACCTCTGCTGCTAATATGgacctctctcatctcttagGGTTCTTGCCATTTGGTTTGCCTCCTTATAGCAGTCCTTTGAGCACAGGAGGTCTTGTGATGGGTTACTCAACGACCACCACAGCTGCCAATTCTTCACCATCTTCTCCACAAGTGTCAGGGCCACTTCCCTCATTTCAGCTACCGCAGCCTCAGGAGTCCCAGACCTCAGGTCCCCTGAACCAGCTCCCTGCAGTGTTTAGCTCTGGTTTCAgttcacacacactgccacgaTTCCACCAGGCTTTTCAACAGTGAAACCTCTGTGAAAAAAGAGGGTACAAGAGCATAGAAAATATGATGTGGAGCCTGCTGAATGAGAATCTTATATTTTGAATGAACCAGATACACAGTTTTACCCTGACGTCAAAGTGAACATCTATAGGCCTAATTAGATTAGTTTTAGTTGTTCCTCTGTAGTGTTCATAGATTTATGCATTTTCAAGCTGTTATCCCCTTTACTATCTATTGTCACCTTTCAGGTTTTAAACCCAAGAGGCAAATTTGGCCACAAAAGTCAAATATTTCATCTTTATTTTATGCCCATAATGAATTGCATGAAGCAAATTGATATAGTGTCTTCTTGAACAGTGAAGCACTTTTATTGCCTTTAGCACTTCTATGACTGAAGTTGGAAATCAGTCAAGTTCTACAAACTTTACAAATGTCCAGAACCCAAGCTGAATTCTGTCATTTAGTTTTACCTCATGGACTGCACGGTCACACGTTTTGTGTAGCACATTAACTTGTTGCAGGATTAACATGAATTTTATTATTGGAATTCTAACAGAAGGGCAATGATGGATCTTTCAAAATTTCAGGAAATTTCAGAATGAAAGTTACTCTGATAGGGGTACAGTTTCCTAAATTTGTTCTAGTATAGTGAGGTTTGACCTATTTTAGCAAAAGGATGTTTGATATCCCTAAGTAATGGCATATTTAGATTTAGTTTGTGCTAGATTGAGTATCTGGTGTGTGTACTGATGGAAACAATAATTAATCTCGTATCTGCAAACATTGAACTGGATttttgtgattggttggtgaATTACTTTAGTGTATACGTGATCCCCCAGATTTCCCCTGAACATTAGCATGACTTTGAAATACTATCATATACAAAGTGTGTGGAATAATGTTAAACAAGCAACAGTATTCAAAGGTTTTgctgtgaaacattaccttaaATTTGTTTTTAAACGATTGTAATCAGTTGTTTTTAAGTCTGAAAATGCTGCATTTATCAATATTATCTCATCACAAttatcattttattattatctaGCATCTTACCAAAATCCTCAAGAATATCTGAAAAGAGAATATATGAATGATTTGAAAGACTGTATAAAGAGAAGCATTGGTTGCGACCTAGAAACATTTACACTCAGTCTGATGTGCATTGGTAGGATAACCTTTGTAGATGACAAAAGCCTGAATATCTGTCCCAGATATAATTTCCAAGGATTTTAAGAAATTTGGGCCCTTTAAACTGTTTGACCTCAGATTAACTGAGCACTTCTGTGGGAACTCGGTGTTCCAGGGAAATGATGCTGTGTAGCTTTTATGTGACCAATAACATGAACTGCTTATTttgatttgttatttgttagCATTGTAAATTCtacttttttttaacacaacATACCTCATTATCAATCCTGCTACCTGAATCTGCTTTTTGCAGTGTAACAGTATCACTTGAAACTTAAAATGGAAGGTCAGATTGCAAGTAATGTACAGTGGATGATATCAAAATTGTTATCTAGGCTGTTACAAATTGATTTCAGAAGAAATCATTCTTGGGGCTAATTAGACATATGTGATGGACATGATCATATAATTGTGCAGATTACTCCCTATAGACATCAGACATATGTTATTCAGGGAGTGATACTCAAATGAGTATGCTGCACCTACCAACTTTTTGCATCATGATGCTATTTGAAAGACGTTCATTGACTAAATGAACACACAAGAGACATTTTGTTTGGACTACTTATATACCTCACCCAACATTGTGCCAGTCACACAAATGCAGGGATATCAGTACTTGTGCACTTAACTAACAATATTCTGTTAGGCCCATAGCTGTACATTCCCTGGTATTCAGTTTTGTAGTTAGATCTGTGTAGTTACTGTGATATTTTGATACTGGCTGACTACCTCAGACAATAGCACTTTGGTGCTACACATTGTACCTCATGATGAGAGAACTGTGTTTAGAGAAATGTATACCTTTTAGGAAAATGGTTGTGTATCTGTACAAGCCCAGCACGGGCATTGACAATACTGATGTTTTATCAATCCTTTTTAAAAGAGAATTAAAGTGAAAAGCAGAATATCTTTGGTCTCTTTGTGATTACTAGCATCTCATTTGTATCTCATTTGTTGTTGATAAATGTTAATcttttgcatttgtttgttCATGTTGCCAGACTACAAAATGACTATCTGTACTGAACCTGGAGAGGCACCGCGAGGCCCCCTGTGGGCCATTCTCTACGTTGGCGTGATGACCATCGCACTTATTTTACTtatacatttggctgatgcttttatccaggGTGACTTACATTATGCCAATTATTACAAGGGCAAGTCTCCCCAGAACAATTCAGGTGAAATGCCTTTCTCAAGCAGCCCGGAATACGACTGTATAGTTACTCCGCACAGCCTCTAGACTACCATCTGCTTATATACATGTGACTTAATAGTTCTGAGATTTGTTAAATCCAAATCAGCAAATAATGAAGCGATGCAACATTTTACATCTACATTAGGGCTACAAGAAATGGGCTGCATACAGACTGATAATAGGAGATATGGTTTTCATAGATAAGGCTGCACGTTTTTAACCCgatgtgacgggaatgttgggaaatgaacgttctaaggaatatctgggttcattgaattcaacatagaattttagaaccttcaattgttgcggaacttagaatgttcaaaaacctacacctttaaggatAGTCATCCAATCAATTATTCTTGTCAACAGCCCCACCAGTCACTTATTTCTCATGTGTGCCCACATcattttgtgttatgtttagtTTTAGGCTGTGGCCTAATAAGGCTTTATTTTGCACTAGGTTACAATGTTGTCATCACAATATAATATAGTTTATAGAATGTATCCAGGACCAAGGGTCAACATAAAGCACGGGGGGGCAACCCTGTCCTATTTTGCATATTAAGTTGCTAATGCTACACCTTGGAGACCTCTCAAGTTTGATAAAAGGTCTATGCACTAACAGGAAATAATGGCATAGCCTAGTTTACGCACTAAAAGCCATGAAAAACAATGATTGAAACTTTTTATCACTTCAACCATTTTATTGTAATTTACAACTACTGTTTTACCCTTTTATTGTTTATGGTCTGGTTTTACCATGTCttccttttttctgttttaggCTCAGGGGTATTTTAGCTACTTCCGCTTTGTCTACATAAATTGATCGATTATAGTATAATTcaaatggtaggcctactacTATTCAGGCAAGTGATGCACAATCACATCATCAATCCACAATATAAAATAGCTCACTTTCATTCAGGTTTGAACATGATCCGCACTTATATACAGACAGGCAACGACATAGGCAGCTAAAACATTTACGGAAACTGCGAAGGGCCTGTGTTGTCAAATGATTTGTGGCAGTGGCAAATATGATAGCATAGCATTTGCTCGTTTTACAGGTcgttaacattttttttcctaAAGTGCTGTTTTAACTGGTAGACTTATTAAGCTGTGCCGTCGATGTACTCTTTTAAATCGGTATTGTCAAGAATGTCAACTGATACATAACGTTAGCTAGCCATTTCCAGAATTATCCGCTAACGACATGTCATTGATTAAGTTTGCTATGTAGAAAAGAGTAGAAAGGTATACTCAGAAAAcatattatttatgaatagttTAGAAAAGCGTTGTTGTTTGGTGTTCTTTCGGAATGGCAGACGAAGCTCTATTCCAGTTTCTTCACAATGAAGTCATTCAATATGTGTACAAATCAGCCGAGAGTGGAGAGATGGTAAGGTTGATATTAAAACATTTCTGCTATTTAGGACATTCCTGTAGATTACTTGTATTTCATGATGAAAGTATGATTTGTGCAAACTAAACGAATCATAATGCTCCCTggtaataattataataattttaaaCTATGTTTGAAACTTTGCGTTCTGCAGGAAAATGGGAGATGCATTACCAAACTGGAAAACATGGGATTTAGAGTCGGACAAGGACTCATAGAAAGGTATCATGACAGACCAGTAGCAACAGTTTATGTCTAATGGCCTACTGAAGTGAGGCAGCTGCGAATGTGAAGAGGGGACTAGGAATTGAAAAATAAACGTGTTTACCTCGTTACACAATGAGAATTAGTTGAAACGCAACAAGGACTATCTATTCCTTCTGACCTCTGACTCAATTGAATATGCTGTAGGAGTTGCAGTCTACTTTCTTACAAAACTTTTACTTGCTTCATATTAAATTTCATAGATGTAGGCAAGGCAAAGTGACAAAACTGTCTTATTTCAGATTTACAAAAGATACTGCACGCTTCAAAGATGAACTTGACATCATGAAGTTCATTTGCAAGGACTTTTGGACCagtgtttttaaaaagcaaATTGACAACCTGAGGACAAACCACCAGGTATGGATCAAACATCCTTTCACTCTTACTTGTGTACCTTCAGTACACCTTCAGGTTAAAAATTGATTCTTTACCCTGTTgacagtttttgttttttgttaggGTATTTATGTACTTCAAGACAACAAATTCCGTCTACTTACACAGTTGTCTGCAGGTAAACAGCATCTGGAACATGCTCCAAAGGTGAGGAGTTGAACAATGTGTTAAAAACTAACATCTAGGCCTATTGAAAGTGTACAGAAAAAGTATGTTCAGATTGTATACTGATTCTGAACATTTAGTGTTGCTTTCCTGAGACCTTGTCAAAGCCAATATGGCCACAGAGAGGCTGTGGTTTGTGTGGAAAATGCCTCTTATGAGCTGATCAAGTTAAAGATCAACctaaagcagtggttctcaaccttttttcagtgatgtaccccctgtgaaattttttttcagccaagtaccccctaaccagcacaaagcatttttagtttagaaaaaaaagacttaaaacagagcactgtgccatcagtgtctaatttattaaactttggaactgataaacacatacaaaatttggaaaaaaaaatatttttaacattttaaattttaataatccATGACTTAAATTTATTGCAAATGATTCAAACTAATGTAGTGAAAACGGTGaccatagcctactgaaatataaaattaattttatgaacttatattttcctgaaataaaataattgttttttaagTATTTTCGCATGGattccactttttaaatatatgtattttaaaatctcacgtaccccctgtggggtgtactacgaatctcgattagtgggttagcgaggtatgttgcgctcaaagctagggtatgctgtgacacgaaagtgaatttgttttagtgtcgctatatcaccatggcatcttatgctgtcaaccaaacctggtcgggaggaggttatgtgctaagttatagctcaaatcgtgtaatctacatACTGatcaatcaattgtcttaaaacgaagttatctccacgtgtaggattctgtcatatatcctacaggtggagctccgcctctactaacattttggatctcgaatgcgctttaatagtgctgtagcgtgcaaatatcccactatgggcgtgcataccatacaacaactgatggcaattgatttatttgatgttataggttagacacaaaaaaatgaccgcagtgtagattaagcaaTGCTCATGAATCACGAAAGtaattgttttaaaatgaggcggtcttgtgcgtctccacgttaccgcgattggccaaagtcatcccaacaccgagaacgccacagatctgagctgaaagcctagtttgacaaatatatcacataactgcaatcgtagtatcacttaacgtatacccctgagtcaaggctttgtcaagcctcgatatgtctacatagcctagatatgtataacgtgcttcgtagtataccccactggagtggcttcacgtacccccaggggtacgcgtatccccatttgagaaccactgacctAAAGGATGTTGTAAACTAAGATTAACTATTTAATATCAAGTCACTAAAGCAGGATGTTCTTTAGCATTGTGGCAAAGAGGTTGGTCTCCTATGTCATATGGAagaatgtgtaaatgtatgtagaGCTAAGGTAGGCCtgcatacattgtttcctgactgcacatgctgtttattgtcagtttgtaaagtttaggcaaagTAGGAAATAACATTAgaaatccctgatcaatgtgattggttaggctggaccaatgatttcaaagttatcaCAAAGTCTACATCCGTCACAACATTTCCTAATCGTGAGTCGCCAGTTTGACTGAAGAATTTGTTGGTACTTGCTTTGCTTTAGTTCTTTCGTTGGGCATTCAGACTACCAGCAGCGTGGTACCGTGAACGAGGCCTGTTACGGATCCTGGGTACAAAATGCGGCACGTTTGCAACTGTCGCTCGCCAACTGTGCATTGTGGTTTTACTCTGCGTCATGTTATGTAATGTCAAATAGGTTTGGTTGTTGATTGTTCACTGTGGGAAATCCCCTACATACAGCACAAAGAAATTAACACCTCTCCTGTGAATATCTGAAATCTAACTTTTCTTACATTCATACCATTCTCCTTCCATACATTCAGTTTCTGGGTGGTTTTTGCATGCCTCAGCACACACTATTCAAGTTCATATAATTGGTTGGTTGATGCTGCTACTGAAGTCCTCCGAGACATTTTATGTTTAGTTCATCACTGAGTGTTCCATACTCATGTGTCTACGTTTTTTAAATAATGACGTCTAGGACCTTGCAGTTCTGAGGGTGTAGGAAGCTCCCGTCATTTTATTCCATACATGTGAATAAATGATAAATGCAAACATGGTGTAATGTATTTTCAAATGAAGCTCTGAATGTTTTACGACTACGGTCATATGTATCTCTTTCATTAATGCCTAAAGCATTAGTTACAATGTTGTGAACATAAGTATATTTAAAGACCAAATATGAAAGGAAAGTTTATATTTTTTAAGGGACCTCGCATCGGCGGTCTTGTCCTGAATACTCTGATCTTACCCTTACAGTATCTAGCATTCACTTGTGGCCTGGTGAGAGGGGGGCTCTCCAACCTTGGAGTGAAAAGTATTGTCACAGCGGAAGTCTCTATCATGCCTGCATGTAAGTGTTTCTCTTGTTCCCTTGTGTTGTCAGTGATTTATCATATAtcagtgctgtgtggtgtggtcaCTAAGACGTTTGCTATACAAATTCGCAAGAAACCGTTTTTAGGAAGGCAAAAAATAAACACTAAAAATGCTTCTGTCATAAATTACAAACTGCAGATGGAAAGCTGCTAGTTTCAGCTTCAGCACTACTGAcagtctgtctttttcttttttttttcaggtaaaTTTCAGGTCATGATTCAGAAGTAAACAAAGTGGACACTCCATCCAATATCCACAGATATATTGATCATCCTTGTTGCCTTTTCTGTTGATTTTAAAAGGGAAACTTGAAGTATCCCTGCATGAAATTAATGTTATGATCAGTTAAGTGTCTGTCTTTCAGTATGTTTTCTTGTTACATTAACTGTAATCAATTATGGATCATGAAGTTTATTGTTAGGATTACAGTCAACTGATTATCGACATGTGTAATTATGTTTGCACTGAGTATCCACTAAAGGCCTATGATTGCACAACGTTAGGAATTATGTTATTTTAATGGTCTTAATAATGTACACATTCATATACAGCATATTCATTCTTTCATCatgtaattaaataattatgcatttctgtttgtgtgctatTATGTGGTGCTAAGGTTCATCCTGATAATCCTTATTTTACCAGAATGCACTGTATGCTCTGTGTTGATTTGTGCAGTTGCAATGCATTGCATGTGTTAATAGAACCCATTCCAGACCAGAAAAGCCCATGATGTTGtgacatttatttatatgtattaaactgctcaaaaaaaaaataaggaacacagttttccacaattgttaaaacacattttttgaaactttcctcccttttctccattttcaagctacattcacagaatgtctgacagttcttgcaaaataaaacactcgcctcaaaagttttacttgtgctcagagccAAACAGTGTCAGGTGTTAGATGAGGCAGACTGCACATCTGAGAGGAGTTGACAGGGGGTGGCATGTGTCCACTGCAGTGAGATTGCATGAGAATGGGTTTGATGGtgcctattttatacagtctatatGGATGATGCAGATTAGGGTTAAAGATCAGAGACTTATGAACAGTGTTACAGGACTTTCTTGAAGATTAAGTTGGAATTGTGAATCTTGGCTGTTTGAGAATAGCCTACAGTGAAAGTCCCAAACTTATTGATGATGTCGGTTCTTCTGAAAATATGAAGTAAACGAGACAGTTAAAGTTAATAAAAATTTGACAATATCAACTAACACCGGTCCGAcagtgcaaaaaaaacaaacacacttctGAAAATGTGCTATATTTTACAGCCCTGGCCTTGGTGCCTAGTGGTCACATGATCTATGCATCATCCGGGTACGTCACCAAATGACGTCCaatgaaaaatgaaagaatTTTCCAAGTACGATGCCATTGGATAATTTG from Alosa alosa isolate M-15738 ecotype Scorff River chromosome 4, AALO_Geno_1.1, whole genome shotgun sequence carries:
- the plagx gene encoding pleiomorphic adenoma gene X; this translates as MYHGKDHLNSHLQTHDPNKQNLQCEECGKHYNTRLGYRRHVATHAASSTGDLTCKVCRQSFESMPALLEHLSTHTGRPPPAGTAVRERRHSCDHCDRRFYTRKDVRRHAVVHTGRRDFLCPHCAQRFGRRDHLTRHLKKSHAQDPSQLAHMAQGAMKEEPSPTLGPVTLTKDATEAFSMSLYNPQHLQSASTSGVRHHHHHHSLVPGSLSAPLGVGCSMEPPKLQQQQLQQQQYLQPSRYQSGSTSYLKAEMENLLAELQCGPPAPQAAAPASSSRPGDLFPEGFGQDPHFPLRNSAFANTDPTSAANMDLSHLLGFLPFGLPPYSSPLSTGGLVMGYSTTTTAANSSPSSPQVSGPLPSFQLPQPQESQTSGPLNQLPAVFSSGFSSHTLPRFHQAFQQ
- the trappc6b gene encoding trafficking protein particle complex subunit 6b; the protein is MADEALFQFLHNEVIQYVYKSAESGEMENGRCITKLENMGFRVGQGLIERFTKDTARFKDELDIMKFICKDFWTSVFKKQIDNLRTNHQGIYVLQDNKFRLLTQLSAGKQHLEHAPKYLAFTCGLVRGGLSNLGVKSIVTAEVSIMPACKFQVMIQK